TTCATCAAATTAGATCAGCTTTAGAAATAATTGCATTATTGGTGTTCTAACTCTTTCAAAGCTGttccaatataaaaaaaaaagctgtTTCAAAGGTGTCAATTgagtatttaaattattttttacacaAAATCAGTTGGTGAACTTAAAAAGTTATATCGATGTGGTGCTTCTGACCAATTTGCACTCGTTGAAAAAAAAGTAATTGTGTAAAATCAATCTCCAAGGTATcttatttgaaactttttaggTGTGAAATATGATCTATATAGATCAAATTTGAgaataattttttgtatattCAACATTATGTCTCgagacattttaaaatttaattttgcgTAGTGAAGCTAACTAAGATATTTTAGAACCTAACTTTATACATCCAGTATTCTTATGAGACTTAATCAGCCACAGGGCTAGCATCATAACGACACAAGTTTTAAAGTTCAGTAACAGGTTCAATAACAGAAATAATTTAGATGCTAAATTGAAAGTTTCACCACTGCAAAGAAAACGGAAGTAACAATAGCATCTTAGCTGGGATATTTATGTTGGGTGGTCATTCATTAAAAGTGAAAATATGAAAACaagtataaaattataaatcatcataaaacataaaagagTTGCACCATTTCCAATAAATATCATTTGCACAAGAACACATTCCAGAATCTGCTAAAAGTTACCTTTTCAACATACTCGGCTATAGTAGAGTTTATTACTTTCTTGATCACTTCCTTGTAAACTTTTGAAGGTCCAAGGACTTCTAGCAAGATGTCTCTAGGTATCTACAAGAAATGATAAGTAATCATAACAATTGCAAAAAGCGGTATAATgaacaaaaaaactaaatgtgAATGCACAATTGCACATAGAAATTTGCCAACTGCAATGACTGCAATTTTATCAAGCTTGTCAAGAATTTACGTTCTTTATCTCTACATAGAGTCCATTAAGAAAGATTAGAATGGATAACACAATATAAGCAACCGTGATCCAATCCCACAACAAGAAAATTAGAGGCTTAAACTCATTTCAGCAGTTTGACATGCAAGATACAAGTGTCATACTGCTTGAAACCACACTCATGGAGATGAAGCACAAATGTAGATACAGAGAGCAGACACCATCAGCAGGAACTGTGTGAGCATATTTGCTAACGTAAGAGTTATGTAAcatcatttttatataaatttagtcAGGCATAACAGGCTGATTCCAAGGGCCGTGACCATAACAAGAATAACAGGAAATCAAGTGGCAGTCGGTAATTAAGCACACACAAAAAAGAGACTATCAAACAGAAAAAACGTCAATAAGAGGATAAGATTATACGTAATCATAGCTGGGTCAATAAGAAACTTACGTCTGGTGTCTTCCCTGGTAATTCCGCACCCATCAACACAAGCAATGCAATGAATGAAAGTGAATTAAAAAAAGGTTAGCAGTTAGCACTTGATAAGCAGAGGGAAAGGGAAAAGCTTAATAAAGAGTGCTCTAGCTCACCTCCTTTTACTCGTCTAAACCCTGGAATTGGCTGGGCAGCAGCGACCATTTTGTCAAAGACATCGTTAAAAATCGCTCTAGTCCTCACACCAGATACCTCTACACTAATCTGTTCACAAAACTTCctattaaaataaagtaaacttCTAAATTAACCTATCATCCGTAAAGACCAGTTTCAGAAATACAACAGCCGGCAGCTCACATACCCTTAATTCTCCAGGTTCCGCGGTAGGTGAAGCCGTTACAGAGAATTCTTCAAACTCACAAGAAGGAGAAGAACAAACTCCGCCAGGTGTGCCTAATTTAAGTACAATACAACAATTAAAATCTGAACAAAAGCagtaataaagaaaattaacatttttctcaaattttggGGATTTGCAAACCTGATAGTACAGCAGAGACAAGAGGAGTAAAACATCTGTGTGTCTCCCTATTCAGTACAAAAGTGTAAATCCTTTGTCTTGTTCATTGACATAGAAAAGCTGGGAAATGGACAAATTTACCTTAATTTTGCACAATAACCTCGATGATGGACATTTGGGCTTTTGCAAGATTGATTTTGAAATATCAAATCTACTGATTGTTTACGATTTATGAGCTGCCAATATCCAAATTTAcccaagaaaaagaaaaggaacacgcttatatttcaattccattaggaattaaataaatataaggaACAAAAATACGTACCTTAGGGTTTAAACCCAAGAAAAGGGTTTTAACGGCTATCTCCATTTTTAGGTGCTTCTTCTTGGCTCCTCTCTACTCTTATCAGTTGTCAATTagcagttataaaaaaaaaatccaacgtccatctttttttgttttaacatTCAAACGACGTAAAATCAATCCGTTTTGAATCCTCTGTTATAATAAAAATACGGCACCGTTTCTTAGGATCTTTTTTGCATACATTGGTCTTGTGAAGGAGAGCCGGAGAGGTGGTTATTTCTGttaggcaaaaggtacaaaacaaCGCTTATAGTTTCCATGAAAGTATAGATAAGCTTTTAAACTAGGCTTAATCCATCTAaaagtccctgtactttacaagTTTTTTTCTGTAGattcttatacttcatttttatattatctggTCACTCTACttatctatttttgattttcaggtcctttttgaaattttttcggtCCTTTTGTATGACTGGAAGAAAACAAAAGTATAAGTAAAGgaactggaaaaaactcaaaaaggacctgaatTCGAAAATAAGTAAGTAGAGAGACTAGATAATagaaaaatgaagtataaggacctatagaaaaaaaaacgtgtaaagtacagggacctctagATGGTTTGGCGTTTAAACTATTTTTCGATACAATTAAACCCCACTATTTTCAAAGAACAATTAAACCTTTTAGGCTATTTTAAAACTCGAGAAGTTTCCATGCGACACAAATTCCATTTAATAGGTATTTTTGTTtgcaaacatatatataaatagtagaaTATAATACCATttttacgaactttacatgaaaactaaaagccaaacattttggaTAAAATGAATTTTCAAGATTACAATTGAACTTGAACTCAGATTTGTTTAGTTATATCATTTGGCTTCTTCTCATTATCAAATGTGGAATTCATTCACATCTCCAACAATTACAATAGCGAAAGAGaaatcaaaactgaaatttTAGGTAGAATTATATTACTCCTACCATTATATTATGTCAATTTTCAAGAGAGAAAATCCGATATTGCTAGAGGAAGACAAATAAAGCAGGATGGTGCTTGAATTCATTCGAGATGTGAATAAAACTCATATTGGTGAGGGCAATAGCGCTTCAACTGCATGCAAGGCAGCACACCAGACAAAGCTATCACATGGGTACGAAAGGCCAACTTCAATCTAGGAAAGAGCCGGAAACTCGAATCTTGGAAGATCACATGATTACCTCATGAGGATCCCTATGAGAATGCATGCTCATAATGTTAAATCTTTTACATTACATCCTGATGTTACTGTGTTGGCTATTGAAGTTCAAGAAAGGAAAAAAGTTGATTTTGCTTCATCTGAAATTATATTTCACAAAATTGTTACTGGTCCCTCAGGAATTCCTTCTATAAATTCTCAGCAAGGAGAACGTCACCTAGTTATCAGTGGCAGATTATAAGCAGAAGGCAACTCATTTAATTGTATGCATGTTATTGTGAGAACTCTACACCTGAATGAAGTTTCTGTAAATTTCATACAGGAAAATCTGAAGGTGCATGAGAATAAAGTTAGCACCGTACAAGGGTCCGAACAACTCAAGAAGTTTACACCAGGAAATGACTTCGAATTTAATGCTGTTTTCGAGCTTGAGGAAATCGAATCTGAAACACGATCAGGTTGAGATCACTTAGATGTAAGTTGTACTCATGATTTTTCCGCCTTCATTTGTCATCCTTGAAAGACCCTCATCTTGTGAAATGAAGTGAAGTTGAAAAGAATTAGTAGATTTATCAACTCTGCAGATACAATTAACCTAATATTCCTCATTTGCTAGCCAAAATATCCCGACTTCAGTGTTCACATATTGCCGAGCTTTTGGAGTTTACTGTACAGAGGTCTTTCTTTTCCGGATAGCTTGGACTAACAAGACAGTATTTATCATTGTTCTTCAAGCTTTTTCCACAAATTTAAAGCTCTTCTAATGATTGGATCTGCTGAAAATCCTTGAGCAAAAGGACTAATTGCTTTTAAGAGTCTCATGAATTTCTCCCCATCATCCTGCATTGATGAAGTTCGAGAGTTGCAGCATccacaaaaccaaattttttaatctttttcaaaGAAAAGATTATAACATAATAAATGAACAACTAAACAATAATAATAGGATAATTTTGTGCTCTCACAACCAATTTTTAAAGACGGTTGCAAAAAAACTTGTCGAACACCTGAAATTCCaagattttatatatatatcctttacttataaaaaattattatttccccaTTTCTCATCTCGGCATTTCCTGTTTCAGTATTTCTGTTTCCATGCAACATAGCTTAAAGATTGAAGATAGAATAAGCAGTAATATGGCGAACAACCGAGTCATAAACCTTTCTTTACTTAACAAAGTGTCCACGAATTCTAAAAAGATCTGGACGACGATTTCAGATTTGTATTAAAGGGTCTTCCTATGACCATCAAGCAAACTCCAGGATTTATAGCCACTCCTATATCGGTAAGTAACAGTAGTGCCCCCCCTCACCCAGTAGTATACTCAAAGATTAGAGCAAACAAGTCCTAAGATAAGTTGATATACAAAGCATAATCACAACATAACTGAATGAGGATTTAACAGtagaaatataataatattcacACTTGCCTTGGGTTTTTGAAATGCTAGATCTTCAATGGTGAACGGAACCAGATAGGATGGCAAATCTGAACGTAGAAGTACCTGCCATAAtcccaaaatttaatttagatcATGATAGAGTCCAAGCTCTTGGTGCTTAAAATTCCTGTTAGGACAGTAAGGTGACAATTGCAATAATAATTCACACCCTTAGACATGAGATATTTTTGTGACGCCTCTATAAATAGGCTATGCAAGATCAATGTATTGGTAAAGCATGCTCGACTCAGATTTTAACACGGTGGATCTAGCTGGATTCTGTAAGGAGTCCTACCACAGATTTGTTTATGCTACAGAGACTAGATGAAAGTAAAGAAAATTAGAAATGTAATGTATCTCCCTGTCTTCACCGTTATTTACAAATAATCTACTATGATCGTATGAAAATTCTAATCATTGATGAAGGTAAATCTTTAAAAAGAGAAGAAATGATAGATAATGATCTTTGAGACTCAAACTATAAAGAGGCAATCTTTTGCTGCATATAGCGTGAGGATCAGTTTTATGAACCTTGGCATGTGAGCTCCAAATACACGAGTAGATAACTTTCATGAGCTGTTTATGcacttgaagaagaagaaaaaagttcaaaaaagaCAATGTACAATAGGAAACAAAAATCACGGAGAAAATTACCAGTTTCTTGCTTAGTACAGCCTGATCAGCATTTGCTTTCAAAGCCTACAAGAGAAAACCGCGGGGAAGCATTACAAAAATGAGTCAGCAagatgaagaaaagaaaatggtgaacctttaacaaaatattaagaACCTGAAAGTACAATATAACAATACAGTATGACTACCTTGGtggagagagagaaaaatgagACAATTTCATTGAGCTTAGAGCTAGTtcaatttaaatctaaaaaattaaaatacatgaGGCGACTCCACATCTTGGTGTAGCAAACAGCAAGGTTTCTTTTGGAGGGAGATGATATTGCTCAATAGGGGAGAACATTATACTTTGCATTTTGACTAATTTTGCTTGTTCCTCTATATCCCAGATCACTGAATCAGGATTAACCTCGCTCTAGTTTCCACCATTACTGAAGACATGCTAAGAAGTTAATAAAATGAAGGCATTTTCTCTCACAAATGTTCCACAGAACGACCAAGAGAAGGGAATCGAATGCAGTTTCAATTTTCTTTGTGTCCAAACAGCCACTAGATCTTAATTTACACAGAGAAAAGATAAGTTTTTGCAAGCATTTGATGTTATTGCAGTGTAGCTAGACATACTACCTCTCTAATGCGTTTCCCTTCTACTTGATCAACACACTCCAACAGATTCTCTAACGTGCCTGCCAAAAGAAATGTCAATTACAACAAGTAATGTTTCTGACATGTCAACTGAGCTTAATTTGATGTAAGAGTAGGACGAAGTTGagaaaaataaactttaattattcTGTCGCTGACACGAATCTTTGTAAAACAaggtttatttaaatttgatgtATGGGTATGTCATGAAACATATACATACCAAATTTAGTGATCAGTTGCACAGCATTGACACTTCCAATTCCTCCAACTCCtgcaattataaaaaatgacaCATCAATCAAGCTGTCGGCTGACATAAACCTTTAAGTGAACAAAGAACAAAAAGGATGAAAATGCTAATTGGTTTCATTGTTCATTCAGTTAAGCATTTTCATTCCTTTTCCTCGCTTGTTCCAAAATCAAAGGAAAGGTTATATAGAGCCTTATAGCACTTCAGAGAATTGCAATACCTAAAGATATAATGACAAAGCAAAATGATTATCCTCGTAAATCAACAGAAGAAACAATCATTCTAGAATTTTGTCATGCAATGGAGAAGGGAAAAAGAGGACATTATGCAAGAGTTGGATAAAGGAAGAAGTTTGAGAGGGTTTCAGAAATCAAGGATGATTGATGAGCTAACTTATTTTTATACGATCTTTATATTGACCTCGGGCCTATAATTGCAGATTCAAATTGTAGACCTATCTCCAAGGAAAGGTCTGGAGTTGTGGAGACTCTTAGGaaaataaaatctcaaaaaGAAGAGACAAAAGTACCCAGGTTAAGTGGTTAAACCAATGAGTCTGATAGTTAGTTATAGTCCATGAACTAATGCTAATTCTGAGTAAGTCAGTGTCATCAGTAACTCATCATTATTATGCAGCGCACATGCTTCACATAAATGGTAATCATCAAGCAATGAAGACAAATTAAATACAACAAGACCTAAGGGAGAAAGACAGCACAAAGAAAAAAACAGCAATTTACGAACATTGATTGTGCAATGCTAATTCAACTTCATTAGAAAAACACTATACAATCGATCAGTGTTGGAGATGGATCAAGATACCTGGAATGTTATCAGATGCGTCACCCATGAGAGCCATTACATCAGCAAACTGAGAAGGCTTCAATTCTCCATACAATTTTGCAAAATCTTCCattccaaaggaaaccatcctGGAAAAGAAAACAATAAACTCTTAGAGTCTCAGGAATAAAAACCAAAACAAACTGCTAAAAGAATCAGATGAAAAAACTGAGCTACTCCAGGTAAAGTCTTAACATTTCTAAGTATGTTATTTGCTCAGTTTTTTTCCCAAAAACATTGACGAAAATTTCTTCGGATAGATAAAATAATAGAAAGGGTTAATAGTGCAGAATAAATTTGAACTGTACATTACATATTTTTGCAATTCCGCAGTATGGTACTAAGTAGGAACAAGTCTTATAATATATCTATTCTGAAAATAATACAATAATGCACCAAGCAAAAATTAACAGGCTTACCTATGAGCCTTCTgcaatagtttttttaaaatgaaggacacaATTTTCCATATGTAATTCGATTATACATGCTCCTTAAATTCTTTGAAACTTATTTAACTCCATGTCTCACTTCCATAAGAATTAAACGACTAAAAGGAGACCACCAACGCATTAAATCATCAAAATTTGCACCATACTAAGAAGTAATGGAAGGTGAATTATGACTTCAAGGTTTAATCATGATAGTGGAT
This region of Mercurialis annua linkage group LG1-X, ddMerAnnu1.2, whole genome shotgun sequence genomic DNA includes:
- the LOC126654466 gene encoding uncharacterized protein LOC126654466; the encoded protein is MEIAVKTLFLGLNPKLINRKQSVDLIFQNQSCKSPNVHHRGYCAKLRETHRCFTPLVSAVLSGTPGGVCSSPSCEFEEFSVTASPTAEPGELRISVEVSGVRTRAIFNDVFDKMVAAAQPIPGFRRVKGGKTPDIPRDILLEVLGPSKVYKEVIKKVINSTIAEYVEKERLKVGKDLRVEQSFEDLDDVFEPDEKFSFDAVIQIQTNE